Proteins co-encoded in one Sporosarcina sp. FSL K6-1522 genomic window:
- the acnA gene encoding aconitate hydratase AcnA yields the protein MAKSNLHNSRKSFELNGKTYNYYRLAALEEAGIANISRLPYSVKVLLESVLRQHDGYVIKDDHVENLAKWGKDADADAEVPFKPSRVILQDFTGVPVVVDLAALRSAMAKMGGDPDKINPEIPVDLVIDHSVQVDRYGTLDALQKNMELEFERNAERYQFLSWAQKAYDNYRAVPPATGIVHQVNLEYLANVVHAVENEDGTFETYPDTLVGTDSHTTMINGIGVLGWGVGGIEAEAGMLGQPSYFPIPEVIGVKLVGELPNGTTATDLALKVTQTLRAHGVVGKFVEFFGPGVSKLPLADRATIANMAPEYGATCGFFPVDEEALNYMRLTGREEENIQVVKQYLIENDMFFTVDNEDPTYTDVVEIDLSQIVANLAGPKRPQDMIPLTEMQSAFKDAVVAPEGNQGFGFTPKELEKTATVNFEDGRSVDIQTGSLAIAAITSCTNTSNPYVMLGAGLVAKKAVEKGLTPPAYVKTSLAPGSKVVTGYLKDSGLDAYLDQIGFTTVGYGCTTCIGNSGPLLPEIEKAIMDSDMLMSSVLSGNRNFEGRIHPLVKANYLASPPLVVAYALAGTVDIDFEKDPIGQDKDGNNVFFKDIWPTTEEVQAVVHATVTPELFRKEYARVFTENEAWNAIETTDEALYDFDESSTYIQNPPFFEGLAKEPADIGALSGLRVIGKFGDSITTDHISPAGAIGKDTPAGKYLLDNGVSPRFFNSYGSRRGNHEVMMRGTFANIRIRNQIAKGTEGGFTTYWPTKEIMPIYDAAMKYQEDGTGLAIITGKDYGMGSSRDWAAKGTSLLGIKTVIAESYERIHRSNLVMMGVLPLQFLNGDSAESLGLTGEEAISVNIAEGVKPRDILKVTATATDGSVKEFDVLARFDSEVEVDYYRHGGILQMVLRDKMKTN from the coding sequence ATGGCAAAAAGCAACTTACACAACAGCCGCAAGTCATTCGAATTGAACGGGAAGACGTATAACTATTACCGTCTTGCTGCACTCGAAGAGGCCGGCATCGCGAACATTTCTAGACTGCCTTATTCAGTCAAAGTGCTACTTGAATCCGTCCTGCGCCAGCATGACGGCTATGTAATCAAAGACGATCACGTCGAAAATCTGGCAAAATGGGGTAAGGATGCTGACGCTGATGCGGAAGTACCGTTCAAACCTTCACGTGTTATCTTACAAGACTTCACAGGAGTACCTGTTGTTGTTGACCTTGCTGCGCTTCGTTCAGCAATGGCGAAAATGGGTGGAGACCCTGACAAAATTAACCCTGAAATTCCAGTTGACCTAGTTATTGACCACTCTGTACAAGTAGACCGCTACGGAACACTTGATGCATTGCAAAAAAATATGGAGCTTGAGTTCGAGCGTAACGCAGAACGTTATCAGTTCCTAAGCTGGGCACAAAAAGCATACGACAACTACCGTGCAGTACCACCTGCAACAGGTATTGTTCACCAAGTTAACCTTGAGTACTTGGCAAACGTTGTGCATGCTGTTGAAAACGAAGATGGCACATTCGAAACGTACCCAGATACACTTGTTGGAACAGACTCTCATACAACAATGATTAACGGTATCGGTGTTCTTGGATGGGGCGTCGGTGGTATCGAAGCTGAAGCAGGTATGCTTGGACAACCTTCATACTTCCCAATTCCAGAAGTTATCGGTGTAAAACTAGTTGGCGAACTACCAAACGGTACAACAGCAACAGACCTTGCACTTAAAGTGACACAAACACTTCGTGCACATGGCGTTGTTGGTAAATTCGTTGAGTTCTTCGGACCAGGCGTTTCTAAATTACCACTTGCAGACCGTGCAACAATTGCAAACATGGCACCAGAATACGGTGCAACTTGTGGTTTCTTCCCAGTCGACGAAGAAGCACTTAACTATATGCGCTTAACAGGCCGTGAAGAAGAGAACATCCAAGTTGTTAAACAATATTTGATTGAAAACGACATGTTCTTCACAGTTGACAACGAAGATCCGACATACACAGACGTTGTTGAAATCGACCTTTCTCAAATCGTAGCAAACCTTGCAGGACCAAAACGTCCACAAGATATGATTCCTTTGACAGAAATGCAAAGCGCGTTCAAAGACGCAGTTGTTGCACCTGAAGGGAACCAAGGTTTCGGTTTCACACCGAAAGAGCTTGAAAAAACAGCGACTGTTAACTTTGAAGATGGACGTTCTGTTGATATTCAAACAGGTTCACTTGCGATTGCGGCCATTACTTCATGTACAAACACATCTAACCCATATGTTATGTTAGGTGCTGGTCTTGTTGCGAAAAAAGCTGTCGAAAAAGGGCTTACGCCACCAGCTTACGTGAAAACGTCACTCGCACCAGGTTCAAAAGTTGTAACAGGCTACTTGAAAGATTCTGGTTTGGATGCTTACCTAGATCAAATCGGCTTCACGACAGTAGGTTACGGTTGTACGACATGTATCGGTAACTCAGGTCCGCTTCTTCCAGAAATCGAAAAAGCGATCATGGACAGCGATATGCTTATGTCATCAGTACTTTCGGGTAACCGTAACTTTGAAGGACGTATTCACCCACTTGTGAAAGCAAACTACTTGGCTTCACCGCCACTTGTTGTTGCTTATGCACTTGCTGGAACAGTGGATATTGACTTCGAAAAAGACCCAATTGGTCAGGACAAAGACGGCAATAACGTCTTCTTTAAAGACATTTGGCCAACAACGGAAGAAGTTCAAGCAGTTGTTCACGCAACAGTTACACCTGAATTATTCCGTAAAGAATACGCACGCGTATTCACTGAGAACGAAGCATGGAATGCAATCGAAACAACAGACGAAGCATTGTATGATTTCGATGAAAGCTCAACATATATCCAAAACCCACCGTTCTTTGAAGGTCTTGCAAAAGAACCTGCTGACATTGGAGCACTTTCAGGACTTCGTGTCATTGGTAAATTCGGCGATTCCATCACAACGGATCATATTTCACCAGCGGGCGCGATTGGTAAAGATACACCTGCAGGGAAATACTTGCTTGACAATGGCGTAAGCCCACGTTTCTTCAACTCTTATGGTTCACGTCGTGGGAACCATGAAGTGATGATGCGCGGTACATTCGCTAACATTCGTATTCGTAACCAAATTGCAAAAGGTACAGAAGGTGGATTCACAACGTACTGGCCAACAAAAGAAATCATGCCGATCTATGATGCAGCTATGAAGTATCAAGAAGACGGTACAGGTCTTGCAATTATTACTGGTAAAGACTATGGAATGGGCTCTTCACGTGACTGGGCTGCGAAAGGTACATCCCTTCTAGGCATTAAAACAGTTATCGCGGAAAGCTACGAACGTATTCACCGTTCAAACCTTGTGATGATGGGCGTTCTACCACTTCAATTCTTGAATGGTGACAGTGCTGAATCACTTGGCTTAACAGGTGAAGAAGCGATTAGCGTTAACATCGCAGAAGGCGTAAAACCACGCGATATTCTAAAAGTAACAGCAACTGCAACAGACGGTTCTGTGAAAGAATTTGACGTGCTTGCACGTTTCGACTCTGAAGTTGAAGTTGACTACTACCGTCACGGTGGAATCCTGCAAATGGTTCTTCGTGATAAAATGAAAACCAACTAA
- a CDS encoding thioesterase family protein translates to MYISEKKIEIRYAETDQMGVVYHANYLVWMEIGRTNLIESLGFTYAGLEADGYLSPVTDISIQYKAAMKYGQKATVRTWIESHGKLRTTYGYEILHEDGKVAATGTSEHVVVKKETFRPVSLQKIAPEWDAKYVEIQRVTN, encoded by the coding sequence TTGTATATAAGTGAAAAGAAAATTGAAATTAGGTATGCGGAAACCGATCAAATGGGTGTCGTCTACCATGCGAATTATTTAGTATGGATGGAAATTGGACGGACGAATTTAATTGAAAGTCTTGGGTTTACATACGCTGGGCTTGAGGCAGACGGCTATTTGTCGCCTGTGACGGACATCTCTATCCAATACAAAGCGGCGATGAAATACGGGCAGAAGGCCACTGTACGTACGTGGATTGAGTCACATGGGAAATTACGCACGACATATGGCTATGAAATTCTCCATGAAGACGGAAAAGTTGCTGCAACTGGTACTTCGGAACATGTAGTCGTAAAGAAAGAGACTTTCCGTCCGGTTTCCCTACAGAAAATTGCCCCTGAATGGGATGCGAAATATGTAGAAATTCAGCGAGTGACGAACTAA
- a CDS encoding ATP-grasp domain-containing protein — translation MESILFIETATSGSSREAIKAATRLGYRTVLLTERMSFIKRRNEFADVAQMIYLEELTEDRIRMEICLLQQQGSIMKAIISFVDPFVSIAAQLANECCNAALSVEALKIMEDKTATRKALSEHATTPIFEIVGPTDDLEQVIHQDRDYPIIVKSAVSKASKDVYSVGNKVELEKAIKRIGKLYPKETIVLDEYVDGPQYLVEVLVHNGEMTIIAIIKQEITKNIKFIVTGYAVEPHLEGELYTKLVRAVESILKNLQVTNATCHLECRYVNENWKLIEMNPRIAGGAMNRMIEEAFGINLVEETLKLYLGFEPTLIKRFEKNMYTHYITIKSCGYLLKVIGQQQATAHPGVKEVYIKPHKGAIMMPPLSMGHRYGYVIASGDTPEEAKKNAENAASHIKFYLEPL, via the coding sequence ATGGAGTCTATCCTATTTATTGAGACAGCAACATCTGGTTCAAGTAGAGAAGCGATAAAAGCTGCTACTCGATTAGGTTATCGCACCGTATTATTAACTGAAAGAATGAGTTTTATAAAGCGGCGGAATGAATTTGCAGACGTTGCTCAAATGATCTATCTAGAAGAACTGACGGAAGATCGTATTCGAATGGAGATTTGTCTGCTTCAACAGCAAGGGAGCATCATGAAGGCGATTATTAGTTTTGTCGATCCGTTTGTATCAATCGCTGCACAACTTGCAAATGAATGTTGCAATGCTGCCCTTTCTGTTGAAGCGTTAAAAATTATGGAAGATAAAACAGCTACAAGAAAAGCATTAAGCGAACATGCAACAACGCCTATCTTTGAAATAGTTGGACCTACGGACGATCTGGAGCAGGTGATCCATCAAGACCGCGACTATCCAATTATCGTGAAATCGGCAGTTTCAAAAGCTTCAAAGGATGTCTATTCCGTCGGAAATAAAGTTGAGTTAGAAAAAGCGATTAAGAGGATTGGAAAACTCTATCCAAAGGAAACAATCGTATTGGATGAGTACGTAGACGGACCACAATATCTAGTTGAGGTGCTGGTGCATAATGGTGAGATGACGATTATTGCCATTATAAAACAAGAAATCACTAAAAATATCAAGTTTATCGTAACTGGCTATGCAGTAGAGCCACATCTTGAAGGTGAACTATATACAAAGCTCGTTCGGGCAGTCGAATCAATCCTAAAAAATCTACAGGTCACGAACGCTACTTGTCATCTTGAGTGTAGATACGTGAATGAAAATTGGAAGCTAATCGAGATGAATCCAAGAATAGCGGGTGGGGCAATGAATCGCATGATTGAGGAAGCATTCGGAATTAATTTAGTAGAAGAAACACTGAAACTCTACCTTGGTTTTGAACCTACTCTGATAAAGAGATTTGAAAAAAATATGTATACGCATTACATAACCATCAAATCGTGTGGCTATCTATTAAAAGTGATTGGTCAACAGCAGGCCACCGCCCATCCAGGTGTAAAAGAAGTCTATATAAAACCTCATAAAGGGGCAATCATGATGCCTCCACTCTCGATGGGACATCGATATGGCTATGTGATCGCATCTGGAGATACCCCAGAAGAAGCCAAGAAAAACGCCGAAAATGCAGCAAGTCATATCAAATTCTATTTGGAACCCCTATAG
- a CDS encoding CotY/CotZ family spore coat protein has translation MATQSCICCAMKTLLKEQRIIAGIDMEFQFICLSKKMDTIPFMLCSSKKNNPFTAICTGIATPFFRIEKLNEDTCCAVLSLLEGVDMEGNLTDSCEDLFALRKTKSCIIVNLTCFCAITALPLELVNRPLPIIEPKC, from the coding sequence GTGGCTACACAGAGTTGCATTTGTTGTGCAATGAAAACATTGCTAAAGGAACAAAGAATAATCGCAGGGATTGACATGGAATTTCAATTTATCTGTTTGTCGAAAAAGATGGATACGATTCCTTTCATGCTGTGTTCTTCAAAGAAAAACAATCCCTTTACGGCGATTTGTACCGGTATAGCGACACCATTTTTCCGAATAGAGAAATTGAATGAGGACACATGCTGTGCAGTATTATCACTACTTGAAGGCGTTGATATGGAAGGTAATCTAACTGACTCTTGTGAGGATTTATTCGCCTTACGGAAAACGAAAAGCTGTATTATTGTTAACTTAACTTGCTTTTGTGCAATTACCGCCCTGCCCCTAGAGCTCGTAAATCGTCCCCTCCCGATTATTGAACCGAAGTGTTAA
- a CDS encoding YheC/YheD family protein, with amino-acid sequence MNRSIRGQVYENGQWIERIMRFPDVIYNAGSPEKLAKSKEIIQKLKSEIPFTTHSIGNKWNVSERLKEAKEFSNYLIPTEVVKDADHFFTFIAAFEKVVFKPIDGRKGKGIFFISKKEDHFQVGKDATNTDYSKLQLIDFITSKLSTGTYIIQPYIQSVTKSGQVFDFRLHVQKNGEGEWVITTIYPRVAPAGSIIANINNGGYTNYLDPFLQQEFKEEAFNIRRTLEYFSLALANHLDELQMCHFEEVIDEIGVDIGLDENHKIWIYEVNWRPGCPPAFYLELDVVINTIQYAMYLAKNQKAVREKIKATKKQYYGEQRRTPIIAITGSAGKTTTKAFLASILAKKWNIFESKDYWNTTEHTKKHAADIQPSHEAVVLEYGMAYPGVITEHCAIIKPNISIVTNVGMAHVGNFDGDIKKVAHAKSELIHGMDQEGILFINKDDPNSKYLETDQFKGQIVSIGVKSDADYRAYDVSYADNGMHFKMKLQGQEIVFFIPILGEHHVYNALNAIAVSDHLGIAPLDIKLGLLFRKPPRRLTIYNCRDNITLLDDTVHSHPEGVKAAIDVLSNIGKHRKIAIIGQMRELGDLREEEYRKVGEYVCEQEIDVLITYGFRTEEIGTQAKGKGFPAGNVYHFTNKDKLHELLSRLIEKDDTILVKGASKTNMFETVKFIDQTFR; translated from the coding sequence GTGAATCGATCAATAAGAGGACAAGTTTATGAAAATGGTCAATGGATAGAGCGGATCATGCGTTTTCCCGATGTTATCTATAATGCCGGTAGTCCAGAAAAATTGGCTAAATCAAAAGAAATTATTCAAAAGTTGAAAAGCGAAATCCCTTTCACGACGCATTCTATCGGGAATAAATGGAACGTTAGTGAAAGGTTAAAGGAAGCAAAAGAGTTTTCAAATTATCTAATCCCTACAGAGGTTGTAAAAGATGCGGATCACTTCTTTACATTTATAGCTGCTTTTGAAAAAGTCGTATTTAAACCTATTGACGGAAGAAAAGGAAAAGGGATTTTTTTTATTTCAAAAAAAGAAGATCATTTTCAGGTTGGTAAAGACGCTACGAATACGGATTATTCCAAGCTGCAATTGATCGATTTCATAACATCGAAGCTATCAACAGGCACTTACATTATTCAACCATATATTCAGTCGGTTACTAAATCGGGGCAAGTATTTGATTTTAGACTCCATGTTCAAAAAAATGGTGAGGGAGAGTGGGTGATCACTACAATCTATCCGCGGGTGGCTCCGGCGGGGTCGATCATAGCCAATATTAACAATGGTGGTTATACCAATTATTTAGATCCCTTTTTACAACAAGAATTTAAAGAAGAAGCTTTCAATATACGGCGAACGTTAGAGTATTTTTCCTTGGCGCTAGCTAATCATCTAGATGAGCTTCAAATGTGCCACTTTGAGGAGGTCATTGATGAAATTGGCGTAGATATAGGGTTGGACGAAAATCATAAAATCTGGATATATGAAGTGAATTGGCGACCTGGTTGTCCTCCTGCGTTTTACTTGGAGTTAGATGTAGTCATCAATACCATTCAATATGCCATGTATCTAGCAAAGAACCAAAAAGCAGTCAGGGAAAAGATCAAGGCAACTAAGAAACAATATTATGGAGAACAAAGGCGAACGCCTATTATTGCGATAACTGGTAGCGCTGGTAAAACGACAACAAAAGCATTTCTGGCATCAATTTTGGCGAAAAAATGGAATATATTTGAGTCGAAAGATTATTGGAATACAACAGAGCATACCAAAAAACACGCTGCAGATATACAACCTTCACATGAGGCAGTTGTCTTAGAATATGGAATGGCCTACCCAGGCGTTATTACAGAACATTGTGCGATTATCAAGCCGAATATTAGCATTGTGACAAATGTCGGTATGGCACATGTAGGTAATTTTGACGGAGATATTAAAAAAGTCGCACATGCAAAATCTGAATTAATCCATGGCATGGATCAGGAAGGAATTTTATTTATCAACAAGGATGACCCTAATTCAAAGTACTTAGAAACCGACCAATTTAAAGGGCAGATTGTTTCAATTGGGGTGAAATCGGACGCGGACTACAGAGCTTATGATGTGAGTTATGCGGACAACGGCATGCATTTTAAGATGAAGCTTCAAGGCCAAGAAATTGTATTTTTCATCCCTATTTTAGGAGAACATCATGTGTATAATGCCCTTAATGCAATTGCTGTTTCAGATCACTTAGGGATTGCACCACTAGACATAAAATTAGGACTGCTCTTTAGAAAGCCGCCGAGAAGATTGACGATTTATAATTGCCGTGACAATATTACACTTCTTGATGATACGGTACACTCTCATCCTGAAGGTGTAAAGGCGGCAATCGATGTTCTCTCCAATATTGGCAAACATCGTAAAATAGCGATTATTGGGCAGATGAGGGAGTTAGGTGATTTACGGGAAGAAGAATATCGAAAAGTCGGCGAATATGTTTGTGAACAGGAAATTGATGTGTTAATCACATATGGGTTTCGAACAGAGGAAATTGGTACACAAGCAAAGGGCAAAGGATTTCCCGCAGGAAATGTTTATCATTTCACCAATAAAGATAAATTACATGAATTATTGTCAAGGCTTATTGAAAAAGATGACACGATTTTGGTCAAAGGGGCTAGTAAAACGAATATGTTTGAAACGGTGAAATTTATCGATCAAACGTTTAGGTGA
- a CDS encoding ATP-grasp domain-containing protein, which yields MKTIIFIGTNKSGSSREAIKAAERLGYFTILFTNNEKQLRQRKEYTDVHEMIFLDTNNLSEMEKEIMVLQSKGKDIKTIVSFIDSNVHRASILCDAFCKNVTSSKAIGIMENKEQTRTFLNNQPYTPKFFVIKPGETIAFETITTQLDLPVVVKSPKSTGSKDVLLAKGKEQFEKHTANLLEKNPNESIIIEEYIEGDQYLVEALICTSKVQIAGIMKQEITRGKRFIITGYGVLVDVPIEVQVGIEAVLNSVISQFDIQNGALHLELRRSANGWKLIEINPRISGGAMNKMLQAAFGFNLVEETLKLYLGGNPSIQPRCMNHVFTQYLVVSKKGTLGKVTGKQRARNSPGVIEVYVKPKKGTKLMPPLSMGHRYAYVIAAGPSMEEAKIFAQNAANEITFHLAEETIER from the coding sequence TTGAAAACGATTATCTTTATAGGCACAAATAAATCTGGTTCCAGCAGAGAAGCCATTAAAGCTGCAGAACGACTAGGTTATTTTACGATTCTATTCACAAATAACGAAAAGCAATTGCGACAAAGAAAAGAATACACGGATGTGCACGAGATGATATTCCTTGATACAAACAATCTATCTGAAATGGAAAAAGAAATAATGGTATTACAATCTAAAGGGAAAGACATTAAGACCATTGTCAGTTTTATCGACTCAAATGTACATCGAGCATCCATACTTTGTGATGCGTTTTGTAAAAATGTTACTTCTTCTAAAGCCATTGGGATCATGGAAAATAAAGAGCAAACAAGAACCTTTCTGAATAACCAACCCTACACACCTAAATTTTTTGTTATTAAACCCGGGGAAACAATCGCATTCGAAACGATAACCACTCAGCTAGACTTACCGGTCGTCGTTAAATCACCAAAATCGACAGGTTCCAAAGATGTCCTGCTTGCAAAGGGAAAAGAACAATTCGAAAAACATACAGCAAATTTACTGGAAAAGAATCCGAATGAATCCATAATCATTGAAGAATATATTGAAGGAGATCAGTACTTAGTCGAAGCGCTCATATGTACTAGCAAAGTTCAAATTGCTGGCATTATGAAACAAGAAATTACGCGAGGCAAAAGGTTTATTATTACTGGATACGGTGTCCTTGTGGATGTTCCAATTGAAGTGCAAGTTGGCATTGAAGCTGTCCTAAACTCCGTCATCTCACAATTCGACATTCAGAATGGCGCTCTTCACCTTGAGTTACGACGCTCAGCCAATGGTTGGAAGCTCATTGAAATTAACCCAAGAATCTCTGGGGGGGCCATGAATAAAATGCTTCAAGCAGCATTTGGCTTTAATTTGGTAGAAGAAACACTTAAATTATACTTAGGAGGAAATCCTTCTATCCAACCTAGATGTATGAATCATGTGTTTACCCAGTACCTTGTTGTTTCCAAAAAAGGAACGTTGGGAAAAGTAACTGGGAAGCAGCGAGCTAGAAATTCCCCGGGGGTCATTGAAGTTTATGTAAAGCCTAAAAAAGGCACCAAATTAATGCCGCCACTATCTATGGGCCATCGATACGCCTACGTCATTGCGGCAGGCCCAAGTATGGAGGAAGCGAAAATATTTGCACAAAATGCCGCAAACGAAATTACGTTTCATTTAGCAGAAGAAACAATAGAACGATGA
- the murF gene encoding UDP-N-acetylmuramoyl-tripeptide--D-alanyl-D-alanine ligase, whose product MKPFSVKHIRTMLAGDLVQGSDDMIVHYGAYRLKQVRNTHTLLFLKKRIVDWKRLKQFFPLVLVTEQFSPIERLEGLTVIKVKDTEEAYWRFVKDYRNLFQIPVVAITGTSGKTTTKEMIRHILSTDKKIAYTNSSNNSRTAHLHYLLSIDEDTEAAVFETAVGSPGDIINAGRYFKPTIGIITNIGAHHLNYCKTIEGYIRAKGEMAAALHQKGVLIINADDPNSRKLDLTNYNGRIIKVGTHSSYDYTASDIVFCTDGMRFTVHYKQQTYPMFVPGVGEHQVYNALAALAAVHEMGIHLSDAANQLKTFKNLNKHLQIFEGINGSTILDDTWSMTTTSLEAALNVLKEIGQGKNKIAILGTITDLGSWGYIIHEQAGELIAQIGVDVLITIGEHARIMADHVVASGLNTRVYTFNNSILVMDLLKKIVDEHTIVLIKGDMYSKAIIDLAVKLRKNK is encoded by the coding sequence ATGAAACCCTTCTCAGTCAAACATATAAGAACCATGTTAGCCGGCGATTTGGTTCAAGGATCTGACGATATGATTGTGCATTATGGCGCCTACCGACTTAAACAAGTTCGGAATACACATACCCTTCTTTTTTTAAAGAAGAGGATAGTTGACTGGAAAAGGCTGAAACAATTTTTTCCTTTGGTGCTTGTAACAGAACAGTTTAGCCCGATTGAACGATTAGAAGGTCTAACCGTCATAAAAGTCAAAGATACAGAAGAAGCGTATTGGAGATTTGTGAAAGACTATCGTAACTTATTCCAAATTCCGGTTGTGGCCATCACAGGTACTTCCGGAAAAACAACGACAAAAGAAATGATTCGTCACATTCTCTCGACAGATAAGAAAATTGCTTATACAAATAGCAGTAATAATTCAAGAACTGCTCATTTACATTATCTCCTTAGTATTGATGAAGACACAGAAGCGGCCGTTTTTGAGACAGCTGTTGGTTCACCTGGAGATATCATAAACGCCGGCCGCTATTTCAAACCGACCATTGGCATTATTACGAATATAGGCGCACATCATTTGAATTATTGTAAAACAATAGAAGGCTATATTCGTGCGAAAGGTGAAATGGCTGCGGCACTTCATCAGAAAGGTGTATTGATTATTAATGCAGATGATCCTAATAGTAGAAAACTCGATTTAACAAATTACAATGGACGTATCATAAAGGTCGGTACTCATTCCTCCTACGACTATACAGCTAGTGACATTGTATTCTGCACAGATGGCATGCGATTTACTGTTCACTATAAACAACAAACGTACCCGATGTTCGTACCAGGAGTAGGGGAACATCAAGTATATAATGCGCTTGCCGCACTTGCAGCGGTTCATGAAATGGGGATTCATCTTTCAGACGCGGCAAATCAATTGAAAACGTTTAAAAATTTGAATAAGCATCTTCAAATTTTCGAAGGCATTAATGGCTCAACCATTCTGGATGATACATGGAGCATGACAACGACCTCATTGGAGGCGGCTCTAAACGTATTAAAAGAAATTGGACAAGGGAAAAATAAGATTGCTATTTTAGGAACGATAACGGACTTAGGATCTTGGGGATACATTATTCATGAACAAGCAGGAGAACTCATCGCACAAATAGGTGTAGATGTGCTGATTACGATTGGTGAGCATGCACGCATAATGGCTGACCACGTAGTAGCAAGCGGTTTGAATACAAGGGTCTATACGTTTAACAATAGCATTCTTGTTATGGATCTCTTAAAAAAGATTGTCGATGAACATACAATTGTACTGATTAAAGGAGATATGTATAGCAAAGCAATCATCGATTTGGCAGTTAAATTACGGAAGAACAAATAA
- a CDS encoding YheC/YheD family protein: MKSSRGRLGQYSLLHSVESLSPYLVETELFTEAAFYVCIEKYKAFVIQPVFGPGEVRIFSENSKFRIVSKTNTIICVDREEVYQHLVRNEIKQKYAVIKPIKMNCRYAQGNCHYFVTVHRRSATCEWRLHAYTEKVKTTNGRGIYKYFRREIAKVCLLAAKQLGAFFPACHTIVIEIVYDMKEGIWIHDTVLHYPRSKWSQCLALTVKSLLEPFIPITALLTEATFSDFLHRYHQVIIKPCYGQEGLGIVQISKTTDHSYEIHAGMKKMTKSTLEETYRFIEEHYLCEKYYVIQQRLPLATINDCPMDCRAIVQKVDSIWRATGKIVKVAGPGFFITNAAQELQSLENAIRNSNMPYIPIDLLEDEIDEICIVAAGLLEENKSGIKIIGFDIGITNWGDIWIIEGNDTPDLSMFYKLEDKETYQAILKAKGN, translated from the coding sequence GTGAAGAGTAGTCGCGGCCGATTAGGCCAATATTCATTATTACATTCAGTAGAAAGCTTATCTCCATATCTAGTAGAAACAGAGCTATTTACGGAAGCAGCTTTTTACGTTTGCATAGAAAAGTACAAGGCATTTGTCATTCAGCCTGTTTTTGGTCCTGGGGAGGTTCGTATATTCAGTGAAAACAGTAAGTTTAGGATTGTTTCAAAGACAAACACCATAATATGTGTGGATCGAGAAGAGGTTTATCAACATTTGGTCCGTAATGAAATCAAGCAAAAGTATGCTGTCATTAAGCCCATAAAGATGAATTGTCGATATGCCCAGGGCAATTGTCATTATTTTGTGACCGTTCATCGGCGATCAGCAACATGTGAGTGGCGGTTACACGCTTATACAGAGAAAGTGAAGACGACGAATGGTCGAGGGATTTATAAGTATTTCCGCCGCGAGATAGCAAAAGTATGCTTGTTAGCAGCAAAACAGCTAGGAGCATTCTTTCCAGCGTGTCATACGATTGTTATTGAAATTGTGTATGACATGAAAGAGGGAATATGGATTCATGATACGGTTTTGCATTATCCAAGAAGTAAATGGAGCCAGTGTCTCGCACTCACTGTCAAGAGTCTACTAGAGCCCTTCATACCTATTACAGCTTTACTTACTGAGGCTACGTTTAGTGATTTTCTTCACAGATATCATCAAGTCATCATTAAGCCTTGCTACGGGCAAGAAGGTTTAGGAATTGTACAAATATCTAAAACTACTGACCATTCCTATGAAATACATGCAGGAATGAAGAAGATGACAAAATCGACTCTTGAAGAAACCTATCGTTTTATCGAAGAACATTATCTTTGTGAAAAGTATTATGTGATTCAGCAAAGATTACCGTTAGCAACGATCAATGACTGTCCAATGGATTGTAGAGCCATTGTGCAAAAGGTAGATTCGATTTGGAGAGCAACCGGAAAGATTGTTAAGGTCGCAGGCCCAGGGTTCTTTATAACCAATGCAGCCCAAGAGCTACAATCACTGGAAAACGCCATTCGAAACTCAAACATGCCATATATACCTATTGATTTACTAGAAGACGAAATAGATGAAATTTGTATCGTTGCTGCCGGATTGCTTGAAGAGAATAAGTCAGGGATTAAGATCATTGGCTTTGACATAGGCATTACAAATTGGGGAGATATATGGATCATTGAGGGCAATGACACCCCCGATCTTTCCATGTTCTATAAACTAGAAGACAAAGAGACTTACCAGGCTATTTTGAAAGCCAAAGGAAATTAA